A stretch of the Porifericola rhodea genome encodes the following:
- the gltB gene encoding glutamate synthase large subunit → MKDSRQQTLYSPEFEHDACGIGFVANLKGKKSHQIVEDAIIMLQNMEHRGACGCEPDTGDGAGILVQKPHDFFCEELKSQEISLPDFDDYGVAMIFFPLEESKRAACYRIWEETADKLGFELLGHRKVPTNNQSLGRSAKLVEHHVEQAFLRFKDRSNTDPMALERRLFVLKNYVSHLIHQQVEDTVDRFYIASCSYNTVVYKGQLTTFQLRPYYLDLQKPHFDSALALVHSRFSTNTFPKWKLAQPFRFIAHNGEINTIRGNVNWMRSKEALLKSTLFTEEELDMVLPICDASFSDSANLDNIVELLFLGGRSLPHVMMMLIPEAWQDNDLMDDPKKAFYEYHASMMEPWDGPASICFTDGKMVGATLDRNGLRPSRYLLTEDDKLVMSSEAGALPVNESKVILKGRLQPGRMFVANLEEGRIISDEEIKQEVCSQKPYREWLNEHKYFLHDLPEPENLNGQDKKASDDLPLLTRQMTLGYTTEDLKAVLAPMVKAGKEPLGSMGVDIPLAVLSDHSQHLANYFKQLFAQVSNPPIDPIRERLVMSLFTSVGGMKNILDETPEHSRQINMVQPVLTNAELSKLKYVKLKGFKTHVIDATFSAAGKEGELEAAIDRINEEAEVAVRDGANIIIISDRNFSREKAPIPTLLATGGIHHHLIRKGVRSEVGIVVEGGDIRETHHIATLIGYGAHAVNPYLAFETLDSLKDQKLVHVDYTSEKLQKQFIKAVNAGLLKIFSKMGISTLQSYQGAQIFEALGVSKKVVDKCFAGTMTRIEGVDFDDIAKETLIRHRMAFPEEPQESLRLEVGGVYQWKRRGERHMFNPQTIHLLQNSTRKNNYQQYKQYAKLINDQAQKANTLRGLMEFKSNRKAVPLEEVESKEKIFKRFATGAMSFGSISHEAHSTLAIAMNRIGGKSNSGEGGEDEIRFERKSNGDWERSAIKQVASGRFGVTSNYLTNANELQIKMAQGAKPGEGGQLPGHKVDDWIGRVRHSTPGVGLISPPPHHDIYSIEDLAQLIYDLKNANREARINVKLVASSGVGTIAAGVSKAHADVVLISGHDGGTGASPISSIRHAGLPWELGLSETHQTLVKNNLRSRITVQTDGQIKTGRDIAVAILLGAEEFGVSTAALVTEGCIMMRKCHLNTCPVGIATQDPDLRALFTGKPEHVVNLFTFLAEELREIMAELGFRTVDEMVGQVDCLKVRDNIDHWKLKKLDLSRILAKEDVAEHVGIYKQQEQDHGIEEVLDWDLVKAAQPALENAEKVEAKFKLINTNRSVGALLSNEVSKKFGKPGLPAGTINFKFKGSAGQSFAAFAAPGVRFELEGEANDYFGKGLSGGELVVYPHKESKYVPEDNMIVGNVAFYGATSGDAYIRGMAGERFAVRNSGVRTVVEGIGDHGCEYMTGGVVVVLGSTGRNFAAGMSGGMAFVYDVEKSFEKYCNKELVELEALDAEDKERIKGMISRHQQHTGSTVAARILENWEESLQHFVKVMPTEYKAVLKRRKEQQELSENEDIKAKAASKV, encoded by the coding sequence ATGAAAGATTCTCGACAACAAACCCTATACTCACCAGAGTTTGAACATGATGCCTGCGGCATTGGCTTCGTGGCGAACCTTAAAGGCAAGAAGTCACATCAGATAGTAGAGGATGCCATCATCATGTTACAAAACATGGAGCATCGGGGAGCTTGTGGTTGTGAACCTGATACAGGTGACGGTGCAGGTATACTGGTGCAAAAACCTCATGACTTCTTTTGTGAGGAGTTAAAATCTCAGGAGATAAGCCTGCCAGATTTTGATGATTATGGTGTAGCCATGATTTTCTTCCCGCTGGAAGAAAGCAAAAGAGCAGCATGTTATCGTATATGGGAAGAAACTGCCGACAAACTCGGATTTGAACTTTTAGGTCACCGTAAAGTTCCTACCAACAACCAAAGCCTTGGGCGTTCTGCCAAATTGGTAGAGCACCATGTAGAACAAGCTTTTCTGCGTTTTAAAGACCGTAGTAATACCGACCCTATGGCTCTTGAGCGCCGACTGTTTGTGCTCAAAAACTATGTGTCTCACCTAATTCATCAGCAAGTAGAGGATACAGTAGACAGGTTCTACATTGCCTCTTGCTCATATAATACTGTAGTATATAAAGGACAGCTAACAACCTTTCAGTTGCGTCCGTACTACCTGGATTTGCAAAAGCCTCATTTTGATTCGGCTCTTGCACTCGTACACTCTAGATTCTCGACCAATACTTTCCCTAAGTGGAAGTTAGCGCAACCATTCCGCTTTATTGCTCACAATGGTGAGATCAATACCATTCGTGGTAATGTGAACTGGATGCGTTCTAAAGAAGCCTTACTAAAATCTACATTGTTTACTGAAGAAGAGCTGGATATGGTATTGCCTATCTGCGATGCTTCTTTCTCGGACTCAGCTAACCTAGATAATATAGTAGAGCTTCTTTTCCTAGGAGGGCGCTCGCTCCCCCACGTAATGATGATGCTTATCCCCGAAGCATGGCAGGATAATGACCTGATGGATGACCCCAAAAAGGCATTCTACGAGTACCATGCCTCTATGATGGAGCCCTGGGATGGCCCGGCGTCTATCTGCTTTACCGACGGAAAAATGGTAGGGGCTACCTTAGATAGAAACGGACTGCGCCCCTCTCGTTATCTGCTTACTGAAGATGATAAACTGGTGATGTCGTCTGAGGCGGGAGCTCTTCCTGTCAACGAATCTAAAGTGATTCTTAAAGGGCGACTGCAACCCGGACGTATGTTTGTAGCTAACCTGGAAGAGGGTAGAATTATTAGCGATGAAGAAATCAAGCAGGAAGTATGCTCTCAAAAGCCTTATCGTGAGTGGTTAAACGAGCACAAATACTTTTTACACGACCTGCCTGAGCCTGAAAACCTGAATGGACAGGACAAAAAAGCTTCTGACGACTTGCCTCTACTTACGCGTCAGATGACATTAGGCTACACTACAGAAGACCTAAAAGCTGTACTGGCTCCTATGGTAAAGGCAGGTAAAGAGCCACTAGGATCTATGGGGGTAGATATTCCGTTGGCTGTACTCTCAGACCATAGCCAACATTTGGCTAACTACTTCAAACAGCTGTTTGCGCAGGTAAGTAATCCTCCTATTGATCCTATTCGTGAGCGTTTAGTAATGTCTCTGTTTACAAGTGTAGGAGGCATGAAAAACATTCTGGATGAGACCCCTGAGCATTCTCGCCAGATTAATATGGTTCAGCCTGTACTAACCAATGCGGAGCTTAGTAAGCTAAAATATGTTAAGCTTAAGGGTTTTAAAACTCACGTGATTGATGCTACCTTTAGTGCCGCAGGAAAAGAGGGGGAATTAGAAGCTGCTATTGACCGTATCAATGAAGAGGCGGAAGTAGCCGTAAGGGATGGCGCTAATATCATCATCATCTCTGATCGTAACTTTAGCCGTGAAAAAGCTCCTATCCCTACTTTATTAGCTACTGGTGGTATACACCATCACCTTATTCGTAAAGGAGTGCGCTCAGAGGTAGGTATAGTAGTAGAAGGAGGCGACATCAGAGAAACTCATCACATAGCTACCCTTATAGGCTATGGAGCACATGCCGTTAACCCTTACCTGGCATTTGAAACACTGGATAGCCTGAAAGACCAGAAGCTGGTTCACGTAGACTATACCAGTGAAAAATTACAGAAGCAATTTATTAAAGCAGTAAATGCCGGATTGCTTAAAATCTTCTCAAAAATGGGTATCTCTACCCTTCAATCTTACCAGGGAGCTCAGATTTTTGAGGCTTTAGGTGTGAGCAAAAAAGTGGTAGATAAGTGCTTTGCCGGTACCATGACTCGTATAGAAGGTGTAGACTTTGATGATATTGCCAAAGAAACACTGATACGTCATAGAATGGCTTTCCCTGAAGAGCCTCAGGAGTCTTTACGTCTGGAAGTAGGAGGGGTATACCAGTGGAAGCGTAGGGGTGAGCGCCATATGTTCAATCCACAGACTATTCACCTGCTACAGAACTCTACCCGCAAAAACAACTATCAACAGTATAAGCAGTACGCTAAGCTGATCAACGATCAGGCACAGAAAGCCAATACACTCAGAGGCTTGATGGAATTTAAGAGCAATCGTAAAGCCGTTCCTCTGGAAGAGGTAGAGTCTAAAGAGAAAATCTTTAAGCGGTTTGCTACAGGAGCCATGTCATTTGGCTCTATTTCTCACGAAGCGCACTCTACGCTGGCTATCGCCATGAACCGTATCGGCGGAAAAAGTAATAGTGGAGAAGGAGGAGAGGATGAAATTCGTTTTGAGCGTAAATCTAATGGCGACTGGGAACGCTCTGCTATTAAGCAAGTGGCCTCTGGCCGTTTTGGAGTAACCAGCAACTACCTCACTAATGCAAATGAGCTACAAATTAAGATGGCTCAGGGTGCTAAGCCAGGAGAAGGAGGGCAACTTCCCGGGCATAAGGTGGACGACTGGATTGGTCGCGTACGTCACTCCACACCAGGTGTAGGTCTTATTTCTCCGCCCCCTCACCACGATATTTATTCTATTGAGGATTTAGCACAGCTCATCTACGATCTCAAAAATGCTAACCGTGAAGCTCGTATTAATGTGAAGCTGGTAGCATCTTCTGGGGTAGGTACCATTGCGGCAGGTGTGTCTAAAGCTCATGCCGATGTAGTGCTGATCTCCGGTCACGATGGAGGTACTGGAGCTTCGCCTATCAGTTCTATACGCCATGCGGGTTTGCCGTGGGAGCTTGGTCTTTCAGAGACGCATCAGACCTTAGTAAAAAACAATCTGCGTAGCCGTATTACGGTACAAACTGATGGCCAGATTAAAACTGGACGTGATATAGCTGTCGCTATATTGTTAGGTGCAGAAGAGTTTGGCGTATCTACTGCCGCTCTGGTAACCGAAGGTTGTATTATGATGCGTAAGTGCCACCTCAATACTTGTCCGGTAGGTATAGCTACACAGGACCCTGACCTGAGAGCGCTGTTTACCGGTAAGCCAGAGCATGTGGTTAACCTCTTTACCTTCCTGGCCGAAGAGCTAAGAGAAATTATGGCTGAGCTTGGCTTCCGTACGGTAGATGAAATGGTAGGCCAGGTAGATTGCTTGAAAGTACGTGACAATATAGACCACTGGAAGCTGAAGAAGCTGGACCTTAGCCGCATACTGGCTAAAGAAGATGTAGCTGAGCATGTGGGTATCTACAAGCAGCAGGAGCAGGATCATGGCATAGAGGAGGTCTTGGACTGGGATCTGGTAAAAGCTGCACAGCCCGCACTGGAGAATGCTGAAAAAGTAGAAGCTAAATTTAAGCTGATTAATACTAACCGTTCGGTAGGTGCCCTACTGTCTAACGAAGTATCTAAAAAATTCGGTAAGCCAGGATTGCCAGCTGGAACTATCAATTTCAAATTTAAAGGTTCTGCAGGCCAGAGTTTTGCTGCCTTTGCTGCTCCTGGCGTACGCTTTGAGTTAGAAGGAGAAGCAAACGACTACTTTGGTAAAGGTCTTTCCGGTGGTGAGCTGGTGGTCTACCCTCATAAAGAGTCTAAGTACGTGCCGGAGGACAATATGATTGTTGGTAATGTGGCATTTTATGGAGCCACCTCAGGAGATGCCTACATTAGAGGTATGGCAGGAGAGCGCTTTGCCGTGCGTAATTCAGGCGTGCGAACAGTAGTAGAAGGTATAGGTGACCACGGTTGTGAGTATATGACTGGTGGTGTAGTAGTAGTACTGGGAAGTACCGGACGTAACTTTGCTGCTGGTATGAGCGGGGGTATGGCATTCGTCTACGATGTGGAAAAGAGCTTTGAAAAATACTGCAACAAAGAGCTGGTAGAACTGGAAGCACTGGATGCGGAAGATAAAGAAAGAATCAAAGGAATGATCTCTCGTCATCAGCAACATACCGGAAGTACAGTAGCGGCTCGTATTCTTGAAAACTGGGAAGAAAGCTTGCAGCACTTTGTCAAAGTAATGCCTACAGAATACAAAGCCGTACTGAAGCGAAGAAAAGAACAACAGGAACTTTCTGAAAACGAAGATATTAAGGCGAAAGCTGCCTCTAAAGTGTAA